The following are encoded together in the Schistocerca americana isolate TAMUIC-IGC-003095 chromosome 6, iqSchAmer2.1, whole genome shotgun sequence genome:
- the LOC124619539 gene encoding ornithine decarboxylase 1-like, producing the protein MQLGKLDERIHVMDASSNVWSVIKDIAESGVQEEAFYVCDIGDIISKHKEWKIKMPRVQPYYAVKCNDSLTVIEVLAALGTCFDCASKAEIDRVLSVGVDPSHIIFANPAKPASHIRHAAAVGVDLMTFDSDCELHKIKTLFPTAKLVLRIRYDAAVAQCQLGNKFGCDPDSDAPRLMKLAQSLDLDIVGISFHVGSGCDDPPVFYKAISAARRLFDLGSALGFSMSLLDLGGGYPGNKGAHLDKIAEVVNSALGEFFPEPDVHVIAEPGRYYVASAYTLATNVHSKRELINPKDGSITSVMYYVNDGVYGSFNCILYDHMKVTPVPLKAAGLEMRQCSVWGPTCDGLDQIVESTLLPEMDIGDWLIFENMGAYTLPVASPFNGFPVPKVHTVIDVQGWLLLKDRLPMMENHFVIGNTPANLHMGLSIDGQGNIDEWDEVHMPVSSSDDEIMDDHMSQPTVGSSIIYPFLQMGQVN; encoded by the exons ATGCAGCTGGGCAAACTTGATGAACGTATTCATGTCATGGATGCCAGTTCAAACGTCTGGAGCGTCATAAAGGACATTGCAGAGTCAGGA gtTCAAGAGGAAGCATTCTACGTCTGTGACATTGGTGACATAATAAGCAAACACAAGGAATGGAAAATTAAAATGCCAAGAGTCCAGCCATACTATG CGGTGAAATGCAACGATAGCCTCACTGTGATTGAAGTACTGGCTGCACTTGGAACTTGTTTTGATTGTGCTTCAAAG GCTGAAATTGACAGAGTTCTTTCTGTTGGTGTCGACCCAAGCCATATTATTTTTGCAAATCCTGCGAAACCTGCATCGCACATTCGCCATGCAGCGGCTGTAGGTGTTGATCTGATGACTTTTGACAGTGACTGTGAGCTCCACAAAATCAAGACCCTGTTTCCTACTGCCAA GCTGGTGCTACGTATCCGGTATGATGCTGCCGTCGCTCAGTGCCAGCTTGGGAACAAGTTTGGATGTGACCCAGACTCAGATGCACCACGCCTTATGAAACTGGCTCAGTCATTGGACCTAGACATTGTGGGCATCAGTTTTCACGTCGGCTCTGGCTGTGACGATCCACCAGTATTCTACAAAGCCATTTCTGCCGCTCGAAGACTTTTTGATCTGGGGTCAGCTCTAGGGTTCTCCATGAGTTTGCTTGATCTTGGTGGTGGCTATCCTGGCAACAAAGGTGCCCATTTAGATAAG ATTGCAGAGGTGGTGAACAGTGCCCTCGGCGAGTTCTTTCCTGAACCAGATGTTCACGTAATTGCGGAACCAGGACGGTATTATGTTGCCTCAGCATACACCCTTGCTACAAATGTTCATTCCAAGAGAGAACTTATCAACCCAAAGGATGGATCCATCACATCAGTCATGTACTATGTAAATGATGGCGTGTACGGCAGTTTTAATTGCATTCTCTATGATCACATGAAAGTGACACCAGTGCCTCTCaaa GCAGCTGGACTTGAAATGCGTCAGTGTTCTGTCTGGGGACCAACTTGTGATGGCCTGGATCAAATAGTTGAATCTACTTTGCTGCCGGAGATGGATATAGGAGACTGGTTGATTTTTGAGAATATGGGTGCTTACACACTGCCTGTGGCGTCTCCATTCAATGGCTTCCCTGTTCCCAAAGTGCATACTGTGATTGACGTCCAAGGCTG GCTGCTGCTCAAAGACCGACTACCCATGATGGAGAATCATTTTGTCATTGGAAACACACCAGCAAATCTACACATGGGTCTATCCATAGATGGTCAAGGCAACATTGATGAGTGGGATGAAGTTCACATGCCTGTTTCATCTTCTGATGATGAGATTATGGATGATCACATGTCACAGCCAACTGTGGGCTCAAGCATCATATATCCATTCCTTCAGATGGGACAAGTCAATTAG